In a single window of the Elaeis guineensis isolate ETL-2024a chromosome 4, EG11, whole genome shotgun sequence genome:
- the LOC105043654 gene encoding uncharacterized protein, translating into MAMANTNMVCSMCGDIGFPDKLFRCIRCRSRIQHSYCTNYYDERSAGVCDWCLSEERSGLKHGLHSKKSAGRDGSSDKVKENSDQEESRNRAGKSGASSSKPTGRRLLESKKSAYC; encoded by the exons ATGGCCATGGCGAACACCAACATGGTCTGCTCCATGTGCGGCGACATCGGCTTCCCCGACAAGCTCTTCCGATGCATCCGATGCCGCTCCCGCATCCAACACTc CTACTGCACCAACTACTATGATGAGAGGAGCGCTGGGGTGTGTGATTGGTGCCTGAGCGAAGAGCGAAGCGGTCTGAAGCACGGACTCCATTCCAAGAAGTCAGCAGGAAGAGATGGCAGCAGTGATAAGGTCAAGGAGAACAGCGACCAGGAGGAGAGCAGGAACCGGGCAGGGAAGAGCGGTGCTTCTTCCTCGAAGCCCACCGGTCGCAG GCTATTGGAATCAAAGAAGTCGGCTTACTGTTAG